The sequence below is a genomic window from Streptomyces sp. NBC_00582.
GTCGACGGCCGGCAGGTCGCTCGCCTCGATCTCGGTCGGCGGCAGCAGCGTGACATGCGTGGGGATGCCGTGAGCAGCGGCGTCGCCGAAGCCCGCGCGCCGCTCCTGGAGCAGGCTGCCGTGGGGCTCCGGGACCGCGATCGACACACCGATCGTTACGGTCCCCACGTCGTCTCCTGTCGTCAAAACCGGTGGTGGTGTGGTGCCGGGTTCGTACTCAGTCGTCTCAGTCGTACGGCTATCGACTGTACGGCCACGGCTGTCCTCTGGGCAGGCGCAGAGGAAGTGATGTGCAGCGCTCTGCCCGGAGGAACGTGTGTGCGGTGCGCCCCGGGTGCTTCCGAGCGCCTTCAGTGCTTCGCGGGCAGGAAGCCGACCCGCTCGTACGCCTGGGAGAGCGTCTCCGCGGCGACGGCGCGCGCCTTCTCCGCGCCCTTGGCCAGGATCGAGTCCAGCGTCTCCGGGTCGTCCAGGTACTGCTGGGTGCGGTCCCGGAACGGGGTGACGAAGTCGACGACGACGTCCGCGAGGTCCGTCTTGAGCGCGCCGTACATCTTGCCCTCGTACTCCTGCTCCAGCTGCGCGATGCTCTTGCCGGTGAGCGTGGAGTAGATCGAGAGCAGGTTGCTGACGCCCGGCTTGTTCTCGGTGTCGTAGCGGACGACGGTGTCGGTGTCCGTGACCGCGCTCTTGACCTTCTTCGCGGTGGCCTTCGGGTCGTCGAGCAGGTTGATGAGGCCCTTCGGCGTGGACGCCGACTTGCTCATCTTGATCGACGGGTCCTGGAGGTCGTAGATCTTCGCCGTCTCCTTGAGGATGTACGGCTTCGGGATGGTGAAGGTCGCGCCGAAGCGGCCGTTGAAGCGCTCGGCGAGGTCACGGGTGAGCTCGATGTGCTGGCGCTGGTCCTCGCCGACGGGGACCTCGTGGGCCTGGTAGAGCAGGATGTCGGCGACCTGGAGGATCGGGTACGTGAACAGGCCGACGCTGGCGCTCTCGGCACCCTGGCGGGCGGACTTGTCCTTGAACTGGGTCATCCGGGACGCCTCGCCGAAGCCGGTGAGGCAGTTCATGACCCAGGCGAGCTGGGCGTGCTCGGGGACGTGGCTCTGCACGAAGAGGGTGCAGCGCTCGGGGTCCAGGCCCGCCGCGAGGAGCTGGGCGGCCGCCAGACGGGTGTTGGCCGTGAGGTCCTTCGGGTCCTGCGGGACCGTGATCGCGTGCAGGTCGACGACCATGTAGAAGGCGTCGTGGGACTCCTGCAGGGCCACCCACTGGCGGACGGCGCCGAGGTAGTTGCCGAGGTGGAACGAGCCTGCGGTGGGCTGGATTCCGGAGAGCACGCGGGGTCGATCTGAGGCCATGTTCATCATTGTCTCAGAGAGCGGTGAGTGGTTTCGGTGCGCGGGGAGCCGCGGCGCCGCCGTGGCTGGTCGCGCAGTCCCCGCACCCCTGAAAGCACCGTCAGCCGAGGTCGATCTCCGGGTACAGCGGGAAGCCCGCCACCAGGTCGGTCGCCCGCTGGGAGATCTCGTCCGCGACCTTGGCGTCGAGGACGTGGGCGGCCTTGCTCGGTGCGCCGGACTTCGTCGTGCCCTGCTCGGTGGTGGTGAGGACGCGGTCCATCAGGCCCGCGACCTCGTCCATCTCCGCCGTGCCGAGGCCGCGGGTGGTCAGGGCCGGGGTGCCGACGCGGATGCCGGAGGTGTACCAGGCGCCGTTCGGGTCGGCGGGGATGGCGTTGCGGTTGGTGACGATGCCCGAGTCGAGCAGGGCGGCCTCGGCCTGGCGGCCGGTGAGGCCGTAGGAGGAGGCCACGTCGATCAGGTTGAGGTGGTTGTCGGTGCCGCCGGTGACCAGGGTGGCGCCCCGGCGCATCAGGCCCTCGGCCAGCGCGCGGGAGTTGTCGACGATCCGCTGGGCGTAGTCCTGGAAGGCGGGCTGCCGGGCCTCGGCCAGGGCGACGGCCTTGGCGGCCATGACGTGCGGGAGCGGACCGCCGAGGACCATCGGGCAGCCTCGGTCGACCTGGTCCTTGAGGGAGTCGTCGCACAGGACCATGCCGCCGCGCGGGCCGCGCAGCGACTTGTGGGTGGTCGTGGTGACGATCTGGGCGTGCGGGACGGGGTCGAAGTCGCCGGTGAGGACCTTGCCGGCGACCAGGCCCGCGAAGTGCGCCATGTCGACCATCAGCGTGGCGCCGACCTCGTCGGCGATCTCGCGCATGATCCGGAAGTTCACCAGACGGGGGTACGCGGAGTAGCCGGCGACGATGATCAGCGGCTTGAACTCACGGGCCTGGGCGCGCAGGGCGTCGTAGTCGATGAGGCCGGTCGCCGGGTCGGTGCCGTAGGAGCGCTGGTCGAACATCTTGCCGGAGATGTTCGGGCGGAAGCCGTGGGTGAGGTGGCCGCCGGCGTCCAGGGACATGCCGAGCATGCGCTGGTTGCCGAAGGCCTGGCGCAGCTCCGCCCAGTCGGCCTCGGTGAGGTCGTTGACCTGGCGGGCGCCGGTCTTCTCCAGGAAGGGGACCTCGACGCGGTCGGCGAGGACGGCCCAGAAGGCGACCAGGTTGGCGTCGATGCCGGAGTGCGGCTGGACGTAGGCGTGGCGGGCGCCGAAGAGCTCGCGGGCGTGCTCGGCGGCGAGCGCCTCGACCGTGTCGACGTTGCGGCAGCCGGCGTAGAAGCGGCGGCCGACGGTGCCCTCGGCGTACTTGTCGCTGAACCAGTTGCCCATCGCGAGGAGGGTGGCCGGGGAGGCGTAGTTCTCGGAGGCGATCAGCTTGAGCATCTCGCGCTGGTCGGCCACCTCCTGGCCGATGGCGTCGGCGACGCGCGGCTCGACGGCGCGGATCACGTCGAGGGCGGCGCGGAAGGCGGTGGACTCGGTGGACAGGGGTGCGGACTCGGCAGACATTCGGGACCTCCGGACATGCGTTCGGCGTTCACGGTTCGGCCCAGGCGCACGGCACTCAATGCTGCTCACGGGCCGCTCCCCGATGGTCCGTCCCATCCCAGCGCGCCAGTCACGGCCCGCCGCCAGCCTACCGGGCACGCGCGCGCGGGAAGGCGCCGCGTCCACCATGCGAGCGACCCCGGGCTCCAGAGGATCACGTGCGGTACGAAGCCCAGGTGTGCTGACCGGGCAGGTCGGTGACGCGGCCGGCCGGGGTGTGGCCGCCGATGCCGGTCGGGACCTCGACGGCGGCGAGCACGGGGCGTCCCGCCGCCGCCCGGGCGTACGTCGCCCGTCACGCGCCGGGTTCGTCCGCCCGCCCCAGGAACACCGCCCGCCCGCCGTCGCCCGTCACCACGCCCTCCCCGAGGCCCGGACCGCTCCTCGGTCCGGCACCGGCGCGAGAAGGGGGCGACGACTCAGGTCATCGCCTCCGTGATGCCGTCCCACAGGCGGGACCTCGCCTCCAGCGCGAGGGTGACGGTTTCGACGGCCTCCTGCCAGCGCGTGTCGTCGGTGCCGCAGAGGTCGGTGACCATCTGGAGGGCCATGGGGGTGTGTTCCTCGCCGTCGACCTCGATGTGGCGGGCGAGGTAGTCGCGGAAGAGGGGAAAGCGGTCGGTGCCCTCCTCCTTGATGACCTGGTCGAACATGTCGGGGATGAGGTCCTCGCGGGAGAAGGCGAAGACGGCGGCCCGGCAGTGCAGCGGGCGGTGGGCGATGATGTCGAAGGTCGTCGTGACGAACTCCGCCGCCGGTGCGGGCACCTGGGCGACACGCAGGGCCGCGGACAGGTCGTGGCCCTCGCCGACGAGGCCGAGGAACGTGTCGACGCGGGTGGTGTCGGCCCCGGCCTCGGACATGGCGGCCCGGTACAGCTCGAAGTGGCTGGTGAAGCCGCCGTTGAGCTCGTCGCTCTCCTCGACCAGGACGATGTCGTTGATGAGCCGGCGGGCGACCGCCGAGCCGCGCGGCACCCAGGGCACGTCGACGCAGGTCAGCTCGCGCTGGAGCGACTTGAGCAGGGACATGAAGTCCCACACCGCGTACACGTGGTGGGCCATGAACGTCCTGAGGTGCTCCTGCCCGGATATTCGCTGGTAAATGGGGTGGGCCGTTACTTCTTTTCGGGCGGATTCCAGCACGGAACGGGCCCGTTCGATTCCCTCGTGTCCCCCGGCGGTCAGTTTCCAGTCATACCTGGACATGAAGATCTCCTTCGATCTCGGACCGCGATCGTCCAACCATCCGAGTGGCGACGGCAAGCACTTTCCTGAATTCGGTGGAAGTTACTCGCAGTACCGTCCGACAGATGACACCAAGGAGCCCGAAATCCCGGCAAAGAGCCGCGATTCGGACAGTCACAGGACGGCCACAAAAAACTCGTTGAATCTTTGAACGCGGTCCGCGGCCGGCCCGTACTCCACCCCGTGAGCAGTAATCCCGTCACCGTGACCGTGGCCTATCACGTGGTGCCGGGCCGTGAGGCCGACTTCCACACCTGGGGGTGGGCCATGCTGGGCGCGAGCGCCCGGCAGCCGGGTTTCCTCGGGGGTGGCGTCCTTGTCGATCGAGAGGCGGAGTGGCATGTCGTCTATCGCTTCGCCACCGAGGACACGGCTCTGGCCTGGGAGTTCTCTCCCGACCGGGTGCAATGGGACGTACGGACTCAGGGCATCGCCGAGCGGGCGGGCCGCCGTAGCGTGCAGGGCTCGAAGGAGTGGTTCGACACCCAGGCCCCCCTGCCCCCACCGACACCCCCACCTGCTCCGCCCGCCCCGCCGGCGAAATGGAAACTGTGGTTCGTGAATATGAGCGCGGTGTTTCCGCCGGTGCTTCTGTTCAATCTCATCGTGCTGCCCTATCTCGGCGGCCTCAATCCATTCATTCGCACGCTGTTGCTCTGCCTGTGCGTGACGGCTCTCGTCACCTGGATTCTCATGCCGCGCCTTCAGCGTTTCTTCAAGAAATGGCTGTACCCGCCGCTCCAGGCGCTGCGTGGGCGGCACAAACGACGGACCGTATAGGTTCGTGAACGACGAAGGAGGTGGGCGGGTGAAGACCCTGCTCATCGACAATTACGACTCGTACACGTACAACCTGTTCCAGCTGATCGCCGAGGTCAACGGCGAGGAGCCGGTGGTGATCCACAATGACACCGGCGGAGCCGACGGGATCGACGTATTAGACGTTCTCGACGGTTTCGACAATGTCGTGGTCTCGCCCGGTCCGGGGCATCCGGGATCGGCCCGTGACTTCGGCATCAGCGCCCGGGTGCTCGCCGAGGCCCCGCTGCCCGTCCTGGGCGTCTGCCTCGGTCACCAGGGCATCGCCCTCGGGGAGAAGGGCCGGGTGGCGCCCGCCCCGCAGCCCCGGCACGGACATCTGACCCAGGTGCGGCACGACGGCCGGGACCTGTTCCAGGGGCTCCCCCAGCACTTCACCGCCGTCCGCTACCACTCCCTCGCCGTGCACGAGCCGCTGCCGGCGACGCTGGAGGCCACCGCCTGGGCCGAGGACGGCGTCCTCATGGGCCTGCGGCACCGCGAAAGGCCGCTGTGGGGCGTGCAGTTCCACCCGGAGTCGGTGCTCACCGAGTACGGCCACCGCATGCTGGTGAACTTCCGCAACCTCACCGCCGAGCTGGCCCGCCGCCCCCGCACCAAGAACACCGCCGTCCCGTCGGCCACGACCGCGCGGACGACGATCCCCCGCCCCCGGCAGGGCAACCTCCCCGCCTACCGGCTGCACACCCGCCGGATCGCCGGAGCCGTCGACACCGAGGCCGCCTTCACCCGGCTGTTCGCCGGATCGGCGCGGTCGTTCTGGCTGGACAGCTCCCGGGTCGAGCAGGGCCTCGCGCGCTTCTCCTTCCTCGGCGACGACAGCGGTCCGCTCGCCGAGTTCGTGCGCTACGACGTCGAGGCCGGCCGGTGCGAGATCGAGCGGGCCGGACGGCCCCCGCGCAAGGTCACGGCGAGCGTCTTCGACTATCTGAAGCGGCAGTTGGGCAACCGCCGGGTCGACGCCACCGGGCTCCCCTTCGACTTCACCGGCGGATACGTCGGCTACTTCGGCTACGAGACCAAGGCCGACTGCGGCTCCCCGAACCGCCACCGCGCCGAGACCCCCGACGCCGCCTGGCTGTTCGCCGACCGGCTGATCGCGGTGGACCACGAGGAGGACGCCACCTACGCGGTCTGCCTCGCGGAGGACACCCCGCAGGCCGCGCGCGAGGCCGCCGACTGGCTGGAGCACACGGTCGCCCAGCTCACCTTCGTCGCCCCCGACGGCCACCGGCCGCCGCCCGCCCCGACCGCGCCCGACCTCGGCGCCGCCGAACCGTGGCTGACGCGCGACCAAACGACGTACCTCGCCGACATCGAGGCCTGCCAACGCGAGCTGCGGGCCGGCACCAGCTACGAGATCTGCCTCACCGACGCGGCCCGGATGCCCGCCCCGCCCGACGCGTACGGCTTCTACCGGGAGCTGCGCCGCGTCAACCCGGCGCCGTACGCGGCCTTCCTGCGGTTCGGCGACCTCGACGTGGCCGGCGCCTCGCCGGAGCGGTTCCTGCGGATCACCCGGGACGGCGTCGCCGAGACCAAGCCGATCAAGGGCACCGCGCCGCGCGGCGGAGACCCGCTGGAGGACGCCCGGCTGCGGGACGCGCTGGCGGCGGACGCCAAGACCCGCGCCGAGAACCTGATGATCGTCGACCTGCTCCGCAACGACCTGGGCCGGGTCTGCCGTACCGGGACGGTACGGGTGTCCCGGCTGATGGCCGTCGAGACGTACACGACCGTGCACCAGCTCGTCTCCACCGTCGAGGGCCGGCTGCGCGACGGCACGGACGCCGTGGACTGTGTGCGCGCCTGTTTCCCCGGCGGCTCGATGACCGGCGCGCCGAAGCTGCGCACGATGGAGATCATCGACGGCGTCGAGACCGAGGCGCGGGGCGTGTACTCCGGCGCCCTCGGCTACCTGGGGTGCAGCGGCGGCGCCGACCTCAACATCGTCATCCGCACCGCCGTACTCGCCGACGGCCGCATGCAGTTGGGCGCGGGCGGCGCGATCGTCCTGGACTCCGACCCGGTCGCCGAGTACGACGAGATGCTGCTGAAGACGGCCGCGCAGATGCGGGCGTACACGGGCGCCACCCCGCTGCCCGCACCGAACGCCCTGGAAGAGGGCGCCCGATGACGACTCCCCGGCTCAGCGCGGCACCCCCCGCCCCGTCGCCCCGGCCCGACAACCTCGCCGCCCGGCTCGCCGAACTGGCCGAGCGGGAGGGCTGGAGCGGCCGGGCCGCGTTCCACCAGGGGCACCGGAGCTGGACCCACGGCGAGGTGCACGGGCTCGGCGCGCGGGCGGCCGGGGTGCTCGCCGCGCAGGGGGTGGGGCCCGGGGACCGGGTGCTGCTGGCGCTGCCCGACTCGATCGCCTGGGTGGCGGCCTTTCTGGGCGTCGCCCGGCTCGGCGCGGTGGCCGTCCTGGCCAACCCCGAACTCCCCGCCGCCGACCACGTGTTCATGGCCACGGACACCGGGGCGGTGCTGTGTGTCACGGGACCGGGGCTGGAGGACGACCGGTTCGGCGGTCGGGCCTGCCTGGGTGCCGACCAGTTGCTCGCGCTGGCCGCCGCGGCGGAGGCCGCCGACGCGCGTCCCGTCGGCTCCGGCAGTCCCCTCTACGTCCAGTACACGTCCGGCACGACCGGCCGGCCCAAGGGGGTCGTGCACACGCACGGCGACCCGGTGGCGTACCACGAACTCATCGGACGGCCGCTGCTCGGCATCACCCCGGACGACGTCACCCTGTCCGTGTCGAAGCTGTTCTTCGCCTACGGCTTCGGCAACGCCTTCGTCTTCCCCCTCCTCTCCGGTTCCTCGGCCGTCCTGGTGGACCGCCGACCCACCCCGGCCGCCGTGGACGAGCTGGTCGCCCGGCACCGGGTGACCCTCCTCTACTCCGTGCCGTCGGCGTACGCGGCGCTGGTCGCCGACCGGGGCAGCGGCCACGAGGCCTGCTTCGCCTCCGTACGGGCCGCCGTGTCGGCCGGTGAGGGCATGCCGGACGGGCTCGGCGGCCGCGTCGTGGACCTGCTCGGCGCGCCGGTCCTGGAGCAGATCGGCTCCACCGAGGCCGGGCACGCCTTCTGCGCCAACAGCCTCGCCCACAACCGTCCGGGCACCGTCGGCCGCCCGGTGCCCGGCTTCGAGGTGGAGCTGCGCGACAAGGCAGGACGGCCCGTGCCGGACGGCGAGGAGGGCGAACTGTGGGTCCGCGGGCCCACGGTCACGCCCGGCTACCTCAACCGGCCCGAGGAGACCGCCCGCACCCTGGTCGACGGCTGGCTCCACACCCACGACCGGGCGCGCCGCGAACCGGACGGGGCGTACCGCCATCTGGGCCGCGCCGACGACATGGAGATGGTCGGCGG
It includes:
- the trpS gene encoding tryptophan--tRNA ligase; translation: MASDRPRVLSGIQPTAGSFHLGNYLGAVRQWVALQESHDAFYMVVDLHAITVPQDPKDLTANTRLAAAQLLAAGLDPERCTLFVQSHVPEHAQLAWVMNCLTGFGEASRMTQFKDKSARQGAESASVGLFTYPILQVADILLYQAHEVPVGEDQRQHIELTRDLAERFNGRFGATFTIPKPYILKETAKIYDLQDPSIKMSKSASTPKGLINLLDDPKATAKKVKSAVTDTDTVVRYDTENKPGVSNLLSIYSTLTGKSIAQLEQEYEGKMYGALKTDLADVVVDFVTPFRDRTQQYLDDPETLDSILAKGAEKARAVAAETLSQAYERVGFLPAKH
- a CDS encoding AMP-binding protein — its product is MTTPRLSAAPPAPSPRPDNLAARLAELAEREGWSGRAAFHQGHRSWTHGEVHGLGARAAGVLAAQGVGPGDRVLLALPDSIAWVAAFLGVARLGAVAVLANPELPAADHVFMATDTGAVLCVTGPGLEDDRFGGRACLGADQLLALAAAAEAADARPVGSGSPLYVQYTSGTTGRPKGVVHTHGDPVAYHELIGRPLLGITPDDVTLSVSKLFFAYGFGNAFVFPLLSGSSAVLVDRRPTPAAVDELVARHRVTLLYSVPSAYAALVADRGSGHEACFASVRAAVSAGEGMPDGLGGRVVDLLGAPVLEQIGSTEAGHAFCANSLAHNRPGTVGRPVPGFEVELRDKAGRPVPDGEEGELWVRGPTVTPGYLNRPEETARTLVDGWLHTHDRARREPDGAYRHLGRADDMEMVGGITVSPLEVEAVLRAHPAVKEVAVAAVTDASGAGRLRAFVVPARTPAPQGFQEDLLRLARERLAAFKVPRSVSLVPSLPRTPTGKLRRHLVRQGAW
- the pabB gene encoding aminodeoxychorismate synthase component I; translation: MKTLLIDNYDSYTYNLFQLIAEVNGEEPVVIHNDTGGADGIDVLDVLDGFDNVVVSPGPGHPGSARDFGISARVLAEAPLPVLGVCLGHQGIALGEKGRVAPAPQPRHGHLTQVRHDGRDLFQGLPQHFTAVRYHSLAVHEPLPATLEATAWAEDGVLMGLRHRERPLWGVQFHPESVLTEYGHRMLVNFRNLTAELARRPRTKNTAVPSATTARTTIPRPRQGNLPAYRLHTRRIAGAVDTEAAFTRLFAGSARSFWLDSSRVEQGLARFSFLGDDSGPLAEFVRYDVEAGRCEIERAGRPPRKVTASVFDYLKRQLGNRRVDATGLPFDFTGGYVGYFGYETKADCGSPNRHRAETPDAAWLFADRLIAVDHEEDATYAVCLAEDTPQAAREAADWLEHTVAQLTFVAPDGHRPPPAPTAPDLGAAEPWLTRDQTTYLADIEACQRELRAGTSYEICLTDAARMPAPPDAYGFYRELRRVNPAPYAAFLRFGDLDVAGASPERFLRITRDGVAETKPIKGTAPRGGDPLEDARLRDALAADAKTRAENLMIVDLLRNDLGRVCRTGTVRVSRLMAVETYTTVHQLVSTVEGRLRDGTDAVDCVRACFPGGSMTGAPKLRTMEIIDGVETEARGVYSGALGYLGCSGGADLNIVIRTAVLADGRMQLGAGGAIVLDSDPVAEYDEMLLKTAAQMRAYTGATPLPAPNALEEGAR
- a CDS encoding DUF3050 domain-containing protein; translation: MSRYDWKLTAGGHEGIERARSVLESARKEVTAHPIYQRISGQEHLRTFMAHHVYAVWDFMSLLKSLQRELTCVDVPWVPRGSAVARRLINDIVLVEESDELNGGFTSHFELYRAAMSEAGADTTRVDTFLGLVGEGHDLSAALRVAQVPAPAAEFVTTTFDIIAHRPLHCRAAVFAFSREDLIPDMFDQVIKEEGTDRFPLFRDYLARHIEVDGEEHTPMALQMVTDLCGTDDTRWQEAVETVTLALEARSRLWDGITEAMT
- a CDS encoding glycine hydroxymethyltransferase, which produces MSAESAPLSTESTAFRAALDVIRAVEPRVADAIGQEVADQREMLKLIASENYASPATLLAMGNWFSDKYAEGTVGRRFYAGCRNVDTVEALAAEHARELFGARHAYVQPHSGIDANLVAFWAVLADRVEVPFLEKTGARQVNDLTEADWAELRQAFGNQRMLGMSLDAGGHLTHGFRPNISGKMFDQRSYGTDPATGLIDYDALRAQAREFKPLIIVAGYSAYPRLVNFRIMREIADEVGATLMVDMAHFAGLVAGKVLTGDFDPVPHAQIVTTTTHKSLRGPRGGMVLCDDSLKDQVDRGCPMVLGGPLPHVMAAKAVALAEARQPAFQDYAQRIVDNSRALAEGLMRRGATLVTGGTDNHLNLIDVASSYGLTGRQAEAALLDSGIVTNRNAIPADPNGAWYTSGIRVGTPALTTRGLGTAEMDEVAGLMDRVLTTTEQGTTKSGAPSKAAHVLDAKVADEISQRATDLVAGFPLYPEIDLG